AAACTTGGTGTGAATGGAAAGGCTGGTGTCAATATTATGATGTCAGCGTTGGTGATAAGCATGTAACTCATGCTGCTTGGCGATATATTCAGCCAAGTGCTAATTTTGTGGACATTCAAGAATATTACGCTTTTTATGTCAGTTTAATGGATGCTTGTTATGTCAATGATGAATTAGTGACACCGCAACCAGGTGGTTTCTATGGGGGATGGATTACCTCTGATATTGTCGGTCCATTTAAAGGTGAAGCAGGAACAATCGGATGGTAAATGATGAAAAACTCCACCCACACTTCGGCAAGCTCAGTGCATCGCAAGGGGATGGAGTTTTAGGGCATGGGGCATGGGGCATGGGGCATGGTAAAGATTCCCAATGCCCTATGCCCAATGCCCAAAGTCGGCGGGCGGTGGTCACTGAGCGGTCGTTGTGCTGTCCCTCGAAAGACACCTGGGGATGGAGTTTCCCGCCGACTTCCAATGAAACTTTCAATGAGACTTAATCCATTCACTAACAACTTGTTCAACGGGACGCGATTGATTATCAACTTGATAATTCATCTTTTGCATTTCTTCACTGGAAATTAAACCAGCTAATTGATTAATGGCTTCCCCTAATTCTGGATATTTTTTCAGCGTGGCTTCATTGAATACAGGGACAGCTTCGTAGGGAGGAAAATATTTTTTATCATCTTCTAAAATGACTAAATTCAGCACAGGAATCAAGCCATCTGTAGCACTGGCTGCGATGAAATCTACTTTTTTCTCCTTTAAGGCTTGATACATCAATCCTAATTCCATTTGTTTAAAATTAGCAAACTTTAAGCCATAGGTTTTAGCTAAACCTGGATAACCATCTTGTCGTTCGATAAATTCATACCCAAATCCAGCTTGCATTTGAGGGGTATATTTAGCAGCTTCGGTAAGTGTTTTGATTTGCAACTTTTTAGCATCTTCACCTCGAATAATCATCGCGAAGCTATTGTTAAATCCTAAAGGTTGCATGACTGCTAATTTAAATTTCTGGTCGTATTTTTGTTTGACTTGATCATAAACAAATTGAGGACTAGTAATAGGTTTCTCTTTCAAAACTGCAGTCAACGCCGTTCCCGTATATTCAACATACCCAGCTATTTTACCTGCTTTCACTGCTTCATGACAGATAAAAGTTCCCCCTAAATTAAAGCGGCGATCTACTTTTAATTTTGTATGGGATTCAATTTGTTGGGCTAGTAATTCTCCTAAAATGACTTGTTCAGTGAAATTTTTTGATCCAATAATAATTGTCGGTGGTTTTTGTTGATAGGTAAAGGCGATTAATCCCAAAATCATTAATGTTAATATGCCTAAAGTGACGGCAAATTTACGATTAAGTTTTACCTTTTTATCTGTTTGTAGTGTCAGACGCTTTTCTAATAATCCCAAGCCAAAATCTGCACCTAAAGCGATGAAAGCTGCAGGTATGGCACCCGCAAGAATCAATTCATTGTTAACCGTCGAAATTCCCCGAAAAATAAACACACCCAATCCACCACCGCCAATCGCTGCTGCAATAGTTGCAATTCCTACAGAAATAACGGTTGCGACCCTGACACCTGCCAAAATCACGCCTACAGCCAGGGGAATTTCTACTTGAAATAACAATTGTAAATCCGTCATTCCCATGCCTTTTCCCGCCTCTCGAATCGCCGGATTAACGCTATTAATCCCGATATAAGTATTACGAATTATGGGAAGTAACGCATAAAGAATCAGGGCGACAACAGCCGGAATTGTGCCAATTCCACCGATAAATGGCACAGAAATTAAAAACCCAAAAATAGCTAAACTAGGAATAGTTTGAATAGCGTTAGCTAAACCGAGAACTGGTTGGGCGAGTTGCGGTTGACGAGTAATAAAAATACCGAGAGGAATACCAATCGAGATGGCTACCACCATTGCGATCGCCACTAATACCAAGTGTTCCCCGGTATGAAGGAGAATTTCAGGGGCGTATTGGGTTAAAAACAAGGTTATCTCCTCATATTAAGCTTTGTCCCGATTTTCCCAAGCATTCAAACAAGCAATAAAAGCTTGCGCTTCTGGATGCTGAGATTGGAGGAATTCTTCTCTCGTTCCCAAAGCAACTAAATTCCCTTCATACATTAACCCAATTCGCGTCCCCAGGAAGAAAGCTTCTTGAATATCGTGGGTGACAAAGATGACGGTTTTTCCTAGTTGTCTTTGTAAATATTGGAATTGTTGTTGCAATTCTAGGCGCGTGATGGGATCGAGTGCGCCAAAAGGTTCATCCATCAATAATATCGGCGGATCGGCAGCTAAAGCCCTCGCGACACCTACACGCTGACGTTGACCACCAGATAGTTGATGGGGATAACGTTGCGCGAATATTTGAGGATCTAAACCAACTAAGTTTAACATTTCATCGACTCGCGCCTCAATTCGCTGTTGTGTCCACTTTTCTAGAGAAGGGACAAGTCCAACATTTTCTTTGACGCTAAAGTGGGGAAACAAGCCGGTTTCTTGAATGACATAACCTATCCGTCGTCGCAATTTAATTGCATCCCAGTCAGTCGTAGGGCGACCATTTACCAAAATTTCTCCTTGGGTGGGTATAAGGAGGTGATTGATTAATTTTAATGTCGTCGTCTTCCCGCTTCCACTGCGTCCTAATAATACTAGCGCTTCCCCTTGGTAGATGGTGAGATTTAAGTGAGATAATAGGGGACGGTGATTAATCGAGAAGCCTACATCGTGAAACTCAACAGTAATTTTTGGTAATTGGGACATGAGATGTTGGAGAAAAAAGTGTTCAAATCCCTATCGTTTTTCATGGGATTCAAGGGTCAACCGATTTTGGATACTTCTCTACGTTCGCGTAGCGTGTCGCAGACAGAGGCTACGCCAACGACTTAAGAGCGGGACGCTGCGCGAACGCTCAGTACAAGTTTTGGATACTTCTCTACGAGAGGCTACGCCAACGACTTAAGAGCGGGACGCTGCGCGTAGCTTGCTTCCACGTAGTGGTACGCTCAGTACAAGTTTTGGATTGACCCCGACCACAAGGGTACCTTGCTCGAGGGTTTTGGATTTGTGATTTTGGATTTGTTCCGCCCACAAGGAGCCTTGCTCGTACCGAAACAATCTAAAATCTAAAATCTAAAATTGGCTTGGTCAAGGGTCAAAAAACCTGGAATTTTGACTTTTGACAGTTTCGTAAGTCATGTAACTATTAAATTAAATAGGCGTATCCTGGGTTGTTTCATTAAATAATTCCCACAAAGCTACTGTACCTACAAAAAAAGTGTAAATACTGTATTGGATTGGATTTTTTCTTTTTGAAGGTGCATACAAAGCTGCTATAATTCCTTCCAGGAAATGAGCAATCAGAGCAAAACGTTCTACCCAAAAAATAAAATTGAGATTACTGGGTATTTGCTGGTGATTGACAGCGGCGTAAATGTTCCCTAATTCCCAAACAATGGCACTAACTATCAGAACTGTAGATATATATTTTACAACAGTAAAAATTATTTTCTTGCTCTGGTTGAAACTCATGGTTATCTGTGAATTGAACAACAATTTTATCAAGGGTGGTATCCCTAATAATCATATAGTGATACCATTTCGATATGAAGCTGCATATTTACTAGCCTGCGGAAGCAGGCTTTGTTTGTGAGCCAGTGACTTCTAGCCTCAGAGCGTTAAGGAAATGCTGCAAACCCTTCATCGCGCTGTTGGCAGCCTACATTGTAACCGTTTCGGTTCCGTGTAGGAGTATGTCACTTTAGCAAAATTATATTAGACCCCAAAGGCATAACAGCGGTAGCAACATGAGTGATTTGCGTTTCGGTGTTCAACCACTCTTTTGTCAGTACGAACTCCGTATTCGGGTCATAATATAAAACCTCCAAAGGTAAGCGCGATTCGCAATTATAATACACATCACCATCCTTGGAGAAGTATACAGCACCACGCCCATAGGTGTAGAACCCAATCAAGGCAGTTTTAGCAAGAGTATTCCAAGATATGTATTTCATGAGACTACTTTGTAAGTTGGCAGGCTATTTATGAAGTGTTTAATGTCACCTCACGTAGAATATACTGACTAAAATTATCGTCATCAGTATAAAAACCGAGGTTTATCAGCCTTTGTTGTAGCACTCAATTTGAACACCGTGTTGTTACAGAGATTTTCAGACAAATAAAAAACTCCACCCCCTTG
The Gloeotrichia echinulata CP02 DNA segment above includes these coding regions:
- a CDS encoding DUF427 domain-containing protein, with the protein product MKPNPIPPQPGQESVWDYPRPAVLQDTNKQIRVIFNDIVLAETNKAKRVLETSHPPGYYIPSEDIKLEHLIATPKKTWCEWKGWCQYYDVSVGDKHVTHAAWRYIQPSANFVDIQEYYAFYVSLMDACYVNDELVTPQPGGFYGGWITSDIVGPFKGEAGTIGW
- a CDS encoding glycine betaine ABC transporter substrate-binding protein, with amino-acid sequence MFLTQYAPEILLHTGEHLVLVAIAMVVAISIGIPLGIFITRQPQLAQPVLGLANAIQTIPSLAIFGFLISVPFIGGIGTIPAVVALILYALLPIIRNTYIGINSVNPAIREAGKGMGMTDLQLLFQVEIPLAVGVILAGVRVATVISVGIATIAAAIGGGGLGVFIFRGISTVNNELILAGAIPAAFIALGADFGLGLLEKRLTLQTDKKVKLNRKFAVTLGILTLMILGLIAFTYQQKPPTIIIGSKNFTEQVILGELLAQQIESHTKLKVDRRFNLGGTFICHEAVKAGKIAGYVEYTGTALTAVLKEKPITSPQFVYDQVKQKYDQKFKLAVMQPLGFNNSFAMIIRGEDAKKLQIKTLTEAAKYTPQMQAGFGYEFIERQDGYPGLAKTYGLKFANFKQMELGLMYQALKEKKVDFIAASATDGLIPVLNLVILEDDKKYFPPYEAVPVFNEATLKKYPELGEAINQLAGLISSEEMQKMNYQVDNQSRPVEQVVSEWIKSH
- a CDS encoding ATP-binding cassette domain-containing protein, giving the protein MSQLPKITVEFHDVGFSINHRPLLSHLNLTIYQGEALVLLGRSGSGKTTTLKLINHLLIPTQGEILVNGRPTTDWDAIKLRRRIGYVIQETGLFPHFSVKENVGLVPSLEKWTQQRIEARVDEMLNLVGLDPQIFAQRYPHQLSGGQRQRVGVARALAADPPILLMDEPFGALDPITRLELQQQFQYLQRQLGKTVIFVTHDIQEAFFLGTRIGLMYEGNLVALGTREEFLQSQHPEAQAFIACLNAWENRDKA